A single Nomia melanderi isolate GNS246 chromosome 13, iyNomMela1, whole genome shotgun sequence DNA region contains:
- the LOC116425663 gene encoding protein G12-like, with amino-acid sequence MKFALVALTVLAVVSSVHPYKIPASGSGELVKELQDYLDVIPMSEVVDIVKAYLTQDKEMQAMMRIALSADSVAFIKEIEEMPEIWQLANYIQSAGLDIYLCITKLNRSLKLNPFTPSSTYREISGGIKGLQDDLRKVLPEEKLQALSEEKWNNSRLLMDLFDEVISDKYRRMYERIAASSNLKKLYLASQKAGITLDDFDFGYIMSLTVHVVHYSPL; translated from the coding sequence ATGAAATTCGCATTGGTAGCTTTAACCGTCCTGGCAGTTGTCAGCTCCGTGCACCCCTACAAGATTCCAGCTTCAGGCTCAGGTGAGCTCGTCAAAGAGCTGCAAGATTACCTGGATGTAATTCCTATGTCAGAAGTTGTTGACATTGTTAAAGCATACCTTACCCAAGACAAAGAAATGCAGGCTATGATGAGGATCGCATTATCAGCTGATTCAGTGGCATTCATCAAGGAAATTGAAGAGATGCCCGAAATCTGGCAGCTGGCAAACTATATACAGAGCGCTGGTCTCGATATCTATCTTTGCATAACCAAACTGAATAGATCGCTGAAGTTGAACCCCTTCACACCTTCCTCCACCTATCGCGAGATCAGCGGTGGTATTAAGGGCCTTCAGGATGATCTACGCAAAGTATTGCCAGAAGAAAAGTTACAGGCGCTGTCCGAAGAGAAATGGAACAACTCCCGGTTATTAATGGACCTTTTCGATGAAGTAATCTCAGACAAGTACAGACGAATGTACGAAAGAATCGCCGCCAGCAGCAACCTGAAGAAGCTGTATTTGGCATCTCAGAAAGCTGGTATCACACTAGATGATTTCGACTTTGGATACATTATGAGCCTCACTGTCCACGTCGTTCATTACAGCCCCCTCTAA